TTTTAGCTCATTTAGGCAGATACATATTCACTCATAAATATCATTAAAAATACTGTCAAAAAGCAAAATTTGTGATTATAAGAAATTTTGCTGTTTGTTGAATTACTCTAGTTCTAAAGGCATAGTTACTGTAAAACTAGAACCTACGCCTACTTCCGAAACTAAATCAATTTTACCTTGTAATAATTTTACCAAACGTGAAACTATAGCCAATCCCAAGCCAGTGCTATCGGCAAGATAAGACCGATTACTAGAATTAGCACGAAAGTATGGTTCAAATATGCGCGTTTGGTTTTCTGGTGCAATTCCAATTCCTGTGTCAGAAACTGCGATTGACCAATGATTATTATCTAGCAAATGGCATCTTATACTAATAGTTCCCGCATCTGTATATCGAATCGCATTACTAACCAGATTAGTCATAATCTGTTGTAATTGAAATTCATCTGTGACCACTTCTTGAGGAATACTATCGTAATCGACAACCATTTGTAATTTTTTTTCGTTAGCTAAAGGCTGGAACATCTCACATACATTGTCGAGCAAATCACGGACATTAATCAGTGCTGGTTGGAGTTGTATCTGACCTGCATCAAACCTGGAAATTTCGAGGACATCATTAATCAAACGGAGTAACTGTCTACCATTGCGTAACACGCGCTCAATATGTTCAATATTGGCGTAGTTATCTTTTAGTTCTGGCTTTTTTCGTTGTTGGCGTAAAAATAAATCTGAGTACCCAATAATCGAACTTAAAGGATGTTTCAGATCATGGGCGAGTTGAGAAATATGATCTTGATTGGCGATAACTAAGCGATTGAGTTGCTGATTATGCAGCACTAGTGAAGAATACAACTGCTTAAATTCCTGTAAGCGTTCTTGAATATAACTATTGACACACTGCGCGATCGCTTCGTCTATGACAGCATCAATTAAACGCATCGAACGGATAATTTCTGAAGGTTTTCCCTT
The Nodularia sp. LEGE 06071 genome window above contains:
- a CDS encoding sensor histidine kinase yields the protein MDFSLLLAESTDTILKKWVGAVLKDRKIESAEDLPYTAIQNDLPDVLKAMVTVLSKSEGSDIQSIITASWHHGILRAKQGFDPAEITHEYHLLRMVIFDTIESDLLKGKPSEIIRSMRLIDAVIDEAIAQCVNSYIQERLQEFKQLYSSLVLHNQQLNRLVIANQDHISQLAHDLKHPLSSIIGYSDLFLRQQRKKPELKDNYANIEHIERVLRNGRQLLRLINDVLEISRFDAGQIQLQPALINVRDLLDNVCEMFQPLANEKKLQMVVDYDSIPQEVVTDEFQLQQIMTNLVSNAIRYTDAGTISIRCHLLDNNHWSIAVSDTGIGIAPENQTRIFEPYFRANSSNRSYLADSTGLGLAIVSRLVKLLQGKIDLVSEVGVGSSFTVTMPLELE